The Impatiens glandulifera chromosome 8, dImpGla2.1, whole genome shotgun sequence genome includes a window with the following:
- the LOC124912248 gene encoding syntaxin-121-like, with protein sequence MNNLLSSSFNQSQGEESLGDVQLSVNDLTGTGAPTLDKFFADVEAVKVELTGLETLHSKLQTEHEQSKTLHNAKSVKELREKMDADVGSALKKAKLIKIHLETLDRSNETSRNISGCGPGSSSDRTRTSLVNGLRKKLQDSMKSFNGLRNQIADDYRETVQRRYYTVTGEKADELTVDRLIETGESETFLQKAIQEQGRGKILDTIAEIQERYEGTKELERNLKELNQVFMDMAVLVDHQGMLVDDIENQVNRANSYVRDGTVQLQVARRHQKNTRKWTCFAIVLLLLIVLLVVLFTVKPWQKNK encoded by the coding sequence ATGAACAATCTCCTTTCTTCCTCTTTCAATCAATCGCAAGGCGAAGAATCACTCGGCGATGTTCAACTCTCCGTCAATGATCTCACCGGCACCGGCGCCCCAACCCTCGACAAATTCTTCGCTGACGTCGAAGCAGTGAAAGTAGAACTCACCGGCTTAGAAACCCTTCATTCCAAACTCCAAACCGAACACGAACAAAGCAAAACACTTCACAACGCAAAATCCGTCAAGGAATTACGAGAGAAAATGGACGCAGACGTCGGATCCGCTTTAAAAAAGGCAAAACTGATCAAAATCCATCTCGAAACCCTAGATCGCTCAAACGAAACGAGTCGAAACATCTCCGGTTGCGGTCCAGGTAGCTCATCTGATCGAACTCGAACTTCTCTAGTCAACGGTCTTCGTAAAAAACTACAGGATTCAATGAAATCCTTCAACGGACTCCGGAACCAGATCGCCGATGATTACCGTGAAACTGTTCAACGGAGGTATTATACAGTGACAGGTGAAAAAGCGGATGAATTGACTGTTGATAGATTGATTGAAACAGGGGAAAGTGAGACTTTTTTACAGAAAGCGATTCAGGAGCAAGGAAGGGGGAAAATACTTGATACGATTGCTGAGATTCAAGAGAGATATGAAGGGACGAAGGAATTGGAAAGGAATTTGAAGGAGCTGAATCAGGTGTTTATGGATATGGCGGTTTTGGTTGATCATCAAGGGATGTTAGTAGATGATATTGAGAATCAGGTGAATCGTGCGAATTCGTATGTTCGTGATGGGACTGTGCAGTTGCAGGTGGCACGTAGACATCAGAAGAATACTCGTAAGTGGACTTGTTTTGCGATTGTTCTTCTTTTGTTGATTGTGCTTTTGGTGGTCTTGTTTACTGTCAAGCCATGGCAGAAGAACAAGTAG